A region of Photobacterium sanguinicancri DNA encodes the following proteins:
- the tssC gene encoding type VI secretion system contractile sheath large subunit produces MTTEQQAAPQAEAAEGELNFLDRAISATTQTPADTTKELLSVLTSQVLEGTVTWDKNLTLTIEKAIAALDVKISEQLSTVMKNPDFQKLEGTWLGLQKLVKNSELGPDLKIKLADYTKDELLEQFEDAPAIDRSRFFTMVYQEEFGTAGGQPYGALIGDYEFGYGDEDVALLRYMGEVAAASHSPFVAAANASMFDFDSFETFSEGKPVAAGFDSPAYASWNAFRASDDSRYVALTLPKTIARLPYGQATVKVSSFEFEELSQDVNGNAVPESQDDFVWSNAAYEYGLLLTQAYTQFGWCTAIRGTDNGGKVENLSNFTYYTPAGDLVQQCPSEVNLTDEREKELSDLGFLPLVHYKNTNYAVFMGAQTTHKPKTYTDPDATANAAISARLPYTMASSRIAQYLKVMGRDRVGSNLDPANIEKELSDWIHQYVNPNAIGNEAKSTHPLVEAKVSVEEQAGRPGCYSAVAYLRPWLQMEELTSSLRMVANIPG; encoded by the coding sequence ATGACGACTGAACAACAAGCAGCACCACAAGCAGAAGCGGCTGAAGGTGAACTAAACTTCCTTGATCGTGCTATTTCAGCAACGACACAAACACCAGCAGATACGACAAAAGAACTGTTGTCTGTGCTAACGTCTCAAGTACTTGAAGGTACAGTGACTTGGGATAAAAACCTTACACTGACTATCGAGAAAGCGATCGCAGCGCTTGACGTGAAGATCTCTGAACAGCTTTCTACGGTAATGAAAAACCCAGATTTCCAGAAACTGGAAGGGACTTGGTTAGGTCTTCAAAAACTCGTTAAGAATAGCGAACTTGGCCCTGATCTAAAAATCAAGCTAGCTGATTACACAAAAGATGAGCTACTAGAGCAGTTTGAAGATGCGCCAGCAATCGATCGTAGCCGCTTCTTCACTATGGTTTACCAAGAAGAATTCGGTACAGCGGGTGGCCAACCTTACGGTGCGCTAATTGGCGATTACGAGTTTGGTTACGGCGACGAAGATGTTGCGCTACTTCGCTACATGGGTGAAGTGGCTGCCGCGTCGCATTCTCCATTTGTTGCCGCTGCCAACGCAAGCATGTTTGATTTCGATTCTTTCGAAACATTCTCTGAAGGTAAGCCTGTTGCTGCTGGTTTTGATTCGCCAGCATACGCAAGCTGGAATGCGTTCCGTGCAAGCGATGATTCACGTTACGTTGCTCTTACGCTACCAAAAACAATTGCGCGTCTTCCTTATGGCCAAGCAACTGTAAAAGTAAGTTCTTTTGAATTTGAAGAGCTTTCTCAGGATGTAAACGGCAATGCTGTACCTGAATCACAAGATGATTTCGTATGGAGCAACGCAGCATACGAATACGGCCTGCTACTGACTCAAGCTTATACTCAATTTGGTTGGTGTACGGCTATCCGTGGTACAGATAACGGCGGTAAAGTAGAAAACCTATCTAACTTTACTTACTACACGCCAGCTGGCGATCTTGTTCAGCAATGTCCGTCAGAAGTTAACCTAACTGATGAGCGTGAAAAAGAGCTGAGTGATCTTGGCTTCCTACCTCTTGTTCACTACAAAAACACCAACTATGCCGTGTTTATGGGTGCCCAAACAACGCATAAACCAAAAACGTATACAGATCCAGATGCAACGGCTAATGCTGCAATTTCTGCTCGCCTGCCATACACAATGGCAAGTAGCCGTATCGCGCAGTACTTAAAAGTAATGGGTCGTGACCGCGTTGGTTCAAACCTTGATCCTGCCAACATCGAGAAAGAGCTAAGCGATTGGATTCACCAGTATGTGAACCCTAATGCGATTGGTAACGAAGCAAAATCAACACACCCACTTGTTGAAGCTAAGGTTAGCGTTGAAGAGCAAGCCGGCCGTCCAGGTTGTTACTCTGCAGTAGCATACCTACGCCCTTGGTTACAAATGGAAGAGTTAACATCATCACTACGCATGGTAGCTAACATTCCAGGCTAA
- a CDS encoding type VI secretion system baseplate subunit TssG, whose amino-acid sequence MQKSALTLLRETPYSFGLSQAVQLIKHQAAQLGQRPSVRFSSCTLPAYQQSDIVDVELEGANQWLLTCDLPSLSGSQGVMPRHIYIEALKEEFEQGNSALIDFFDGFSNRHYRLHSQTEIKHNLALQAEEEHFSWNRHDVALSQMLANLSGDLGNNSTLSSRHLVQYSGVMGLKLSCLDTLGELLTDYFEYEFEVCYGEVEHQPLLPCCITKLGKSGQNNQLGFDALVGKSAVTAFQQLVVTVLPNSKEFTQIRNDEHLVDAIDGFVRHYMGSDIKLKLMMKVCGRFLPGLQLSSKEGTDIRLAQSTWLAPKQLKQHYVVMPLKHNRNTA is encoded by the coding sequence ATGCAAAAATCTGCTCTGACTTTGTTGCGAGAAACGCCTTACTCATTTGGGTTATCTCAGGCTGTTCAGCTGATCAAACACCAAGCGGCACAATTGGGGCAGCGTCCATCTGTTCGCTTTTCATCTTGTACGTTACCCGCTTATCAGCAATCGGACATTGTTGATGTTGAGCTTGAAGGGGCAAATCAGTGGCTACTGACCTGTGATTTACCGTCACTATCAGGCAGTCAAGGCGTGATGCCGCGTCATATCTATATTGAGGCGTTGAAAGAAGAGTTCGAGCAAGGAAACAGTGCGTTAATCGATTTCTTCGATGGTTTTAGTAACCGTCATTACCGTCTTCATAGCCAGACTGAAATAAAGCACAACTTGGCACTACAGGCTGAAGAAGAACACTTTAGTTGGAATCGCCATGACGTCGCTTTAAGCCAAATGTTGGCCAATTTAAGTGGTGATTTAGGCAACAATTCAACGTTATCTAGCCGTCATTTAGTGCAATACAGCGGTGTTATGGGACTCAAGTTGTCGTGCTTAGACACCTTAGGCGAACTGCTCACCGATTATTTCGAGTATGAGTTCGAGGTCTGTTACGGCGAGGTCGAGCACCAGCCATTACTGCCTTGCTGCATTACTAAGTTAGGGAAGTCCGGACAAAATAACCAATTAGGTTTTGACGCCTTAGTTGGTAAAAGTGCCGTGACAGCTTTCCAGCAGTTGGTCGTAACAGTGTTACCTAACAGCAAAGAGTTTACGCAGATAAGAAACGACGAACATTTGGTTGATGCGATCGATGGTTTTGTCCGCCACTACATGGGATCGGATATTAAATTGAAGCTGATGATGAAAGTGTGTGGGCGTTTCCTTCCTGGATTACAGCTTTCCAGCAAAGAAGGTACGGATATTCGCTTGGCTCAATCGACATGGCTTGCACCTAAACAATTAAAACAACATTACGTGGTAATGCCACTCAAACATAACAGGAACACAGCATGA
- a CDS encoding Hcp family type VI secretion system effector, whose protein sequence is MASIYMRVEGVKVEGGATVEGLPKDGWFALNSYSWGAVRQVAMDIGNGNNADSGMVAMSEVNITKEVDGASEDLLSFLFSPGAEGKDIDIVFTKPARDGSGAEIYFQVGLKKARLVSYNVSGSDGSQPFESISLSYIQLDQKHKHEADGGKMVDGGLVSYHVPQGKLLSGAK, encoded by the coding sequence ATGGCGAGCATCTATATGCGCGTAGAAGGTGTAAAGGTTGAGGGCGGCGCAACGGTTGAAGGTTTACCAAAAGACGGTTGGTTCGCTCTAAATTCATACAGCTGGGGCGCAGTGCGTCAAGTAGCGATGGACATCGGTAACGGTAACAATGCTGATTCAGGCATGGTTGCGATGAGCGAAGTAAACATCACGAAAGAAGTTGATGGCGCATCTGAAGATCTATTGTCTTTCCTATTCAGCCCTGGCGCAGAAGGTAAAGACATCGATATCGTATTTACTAAGCCTGCACGCGATGGTTCTGGTGCTGAGATTTACTTCCAAGTTGGTCTGAAAAAAGCACGTCTAGTTTCTTACAACGTAAGTGGTAGTGATGGTTCTCAACCATTTGAAAGCATTTCACTTTCTTACATTCAGCTTGATCAGAAGCATAAGCATGAAGCTGACGGCGGTAAGATGGTTGACGGCGGTCTAGTTTCTTACCATGTACCGCAAGGCAAACTTCTGTCTGGCGCTAAATAA
- a CDS encoding type VI secretion system protein TssA, translated as MRFTEDKIENLSQAISDEQFCGTYLKSERQVFRPLRNEFNLAQTSQRQLIQTPDPTEVDALQESNLQNWSVLSDSLFDVFKTSSRDVELASWMLTAQIIIDPSINTASHFSSWFKFLVEDHWPVLHPILPDGKIKASDDFAKQKEIAEFKLKAFVQLVGESEDSSLLYSPLLMLPLISDLDYSRYLSEERKGNLAEVRQTYQSIAMSNRSQVSTLVNNLASLRTNLAGIEAVVKKHCQEFLLPAPSFQFVLGLLGKLLHVVEYISAIKPESDAQTAPVNEATQVEEATMPNNNDGADTAMTIVNSDSVAVVASAQTVTPVSFTTVANAQVQNRDQAFYQMRELAEFFKKTEPHSPVSYLLEKAIRWGYLSLPELMSELLSDQQDTINRVFNLSGLDEDGQTHLPERQKVQPSATVMTAVTPVPVEPSSPVVQEEPEKEQQKEQEVTSNSDSLW; from the coding sequence GTGCGCTTTACTGAAGATAAGATTGAAAACCTATCTCAAGCTATCAGCGATGAGCAATTTTGTGGTACTTACCTTAAATCTGAAAGACAAGTATTCAGACCTTTAAGGAATGAGTTTAACCTCGCACAAACATCTCAACGTCAGCTGATTCAAACACCAGATCCAACTGAGGTTGATGCATTACAAGAAAGCAACTTACAAAATTGGTCAGTCCTGTCAGATAGTCTCTTTGACGTTTTTAAAACATCTTCGCGAGACGTTGAGTTAGCCTCATGGATGCTTACTGCACAAATCATTATCGATCCTAGCATAAATACAGCTAGTCACTTTAGTTCTTGGTTTAAATTCTTGGTAGAGGATCATTGGCCTGTCCTTCATCCAATTTTACCGGATGGGAAGATTAAGGCATCGGATGACTTTGCTAAGCAAAAAGAAATAGCCGAATTTAAGTTAAAGGCGTTTGTTCAATTAGTCGGTGAGTCGGAAGATAGCTCGTTACTTTATTCGCCACTACTCATGTTGCCATTAATTAGTGATTTAGATTACTCACGTTATTTAAGTGAAGAACGCAAAGGCAACCTTGCAGAGGTCAGACAAACTTACCAAAGCATTGCGATGAGTAATCGTAGTCAAGTTTCGACATTGGTCAATAATTTGGCGTCTTTGCGTACAAACCTAGCAGGTATAGAAGCGGTTGTTAAAAAGCATTGCCAAGAGTTTTTACTGCCGGCACCTAGTTTCCAATTTGTATTGGGGCTATTGGGTAAGTTACTTCATGTGGTTGAGTATATTTCGGCGATCAAGCCTGAATCAGACGCGCAAACTGCACCTGTGAATGAAGCAACGCAAGTTGAAGAAGCAACCATGCCGAATAATAACGATGGGGCAGACACTGCGATGACGATTGTAAACTCTGACTCAGTTGCTGTTGTTGCATCGGCTCAGACTGTCACACCAGTGTCATTTACTACGGTTGCAAATGCTCAAGTACAAAACCGTGATCAAGCATTTTATCAAATGCGTGAACTTGCTGAGTTTTTCAAAAAAACAGAGCCACATAGCCCAGTTTCATACTTGTTAGAGAAAGCGATTCGGTGGGGATATCTATCTCTGCCTGAGCTGATGAGTGAGCTGCTTTCCGATCAACAAGACACGATTAATCGCGTATTCAATTTATCTGGTTTGGACGAAGACGGCCAAACACATTTACCTGAACGACAAAAGGTTCAACCTTCGGCCACAGTGATGACGGCAGTTACGCCAGTACCTGTTGAGCCAAGTTCGCCTGTTGTGCAGGAAGAGCCGGAAAAAGAACAACAAAAGGAACAGGAAGTAACGTCCAACAGCGACTCGCTGTGGTAA
- the tssF gene encoding type VI secretion system baseplate subunit TssF, whose amino-acid sequence MSESLLNYFEQELAFIRKDAGDFARRHPGVAKTLGINGDGIDDPQVTRLIESFAFMNAKLQQRLDDNYPQLTDSLLQLLFPHFTRPIPSYSLVKMQPHEEVAARYTLPKGTHLGIAESDSDTAIYRTCQDVDLYPIALKSAQVSIAPFDIAKPKSVKQAKAMLELELETTDPTLLFSDLALDVLPIFLRGETASVLRLYDYLFAGTNQVCIRLDDTFIELGVDALSPVGFDASDYVLPYSVRSFGGFKLLTEFFMFSERFHAMKVNMAGALSAVKQSTMKIVIFMDDMPIELARSLGLENFHLFCAPIINLQSLTADPMKVDFSQGQYPIILDVGGQDQLQVFSVDSVLDVTEQQVKTVPSLYGEKFRGAEIGLRWQLKQAWNAEDRQLDSYLRVADLEHISANGSAHTLLINATCSNGDLSNQLSVSSDIHCHDSISLPADISLLRRPKPQVRIKATEQDAWPLLAHLHFNYQAIFGADEPVAALKAMLNLYNHNESSQNSAYVEAIVKLAQEQVVAPIRISGKSCFASGTRIYITLNGKALGGGVELLSQLLDQFFAYFAGFNSFTQVVILLDGREGEHRVFPRRSGCKNLL is encoded by the coding sequence TTGTCTGAGTCATTACTTAATTATTTCGAACAAGAGTTAGCCTTCATTCGCAAAGATGCTGGTGATTTCGCACGCCGCCACCCTGGTGTCGCGAAAACGTTAGGCATAAATGGTGATGGGATTGACGATCCTCAAGTGACCCGTTTGATTGAAAGCTTTGCATTTATGAATGCCAAGCTCCAACAGCGTTTGGATGATAACTACCCACAGTTAACCGACAGCCTATTGCAGCTGCTCTTTCCTCATTTTACGCGCCCAATTCCGTCGTACAGCTTAGTAAAAATGCAGCCCCATGAGGAAGTTGCAGCGCGATACACATTACCTAAAGGCACACATTTAGGTATTGCAGAGAGCGACTCTGATACTGCTATTTATAGAACGTGCCAAGATGTGGATTTATATCCAATTGCACTTAAATCAGCACAGGTATCTATTGCGCCTTTTGATATTGCTAAGCCGAAAAGTGTTAAGCAAGCGAAAGCTATGTTGGAGCTGGAGCTAGAAACAACGGATCCCACGTTACTCTTCTCCGATTTAGCGTTAGACGTGCTACCTATTTTCTTGCGCGGTGAAACGGCATCGGTGTTGCGTCTTTATGATTACCTGTTCGCCGGTACCAACCAAGTGTGTATCAGATTGGATGACACTTTTATTGAGCTTGGGGTGGATGCGTTGTCACCAGTGGGTTTTGACGCTAGTGATTATGTCTTGCCATATAGCGTTCGTAGCTTTGGTGGATTTAAATTGCTTACGGAGTTCTTCATGTTCTCTGAACGCTTCCATGCAATGAAAGTGAATATGGCGGGTGCATTGTCAGCGGTAAAGCAAAGCACCATGAAGATTGTGATTTTCATGGATGACATGCCGATTGAGCTGGCACGTAGTCTAGGACTAGAAAACTTCCACTTGTTTTGTGCGCCAATCATTAACTTGCAATCGTTAACGGCCGATCCGATGAAAGTTGATTTTAGCCAAGGCCAATATCCCATTATTTTGGATGTGGGTGGGCAAGATCAACTCCAAGTATTCTCGGTGGATAGCGTGTTAGACGTGACCGAGCAACAAGTGAAAACCGTGCCTTCTTTGTATGGTGAAAAATTTCGAGGTGCAGAGATAGGCTTACGCTGGCAACTTAAGCAAGCGTGGAACGCTGAAGATCGTCAGTTAGATAGTTACCTACGTGTTGCCGATCTTGAGCATATTAGCGCGAATGGAAGCGCACATACCTTGCTGATTAATGCCACGTGTTCCAACGGTGATTTATCGAATCAATTGTCTGTGAGCAGTGATATTCATTGTCATGATTCGATTTCATTACCTGCTGATATTTCGCTGCTAAGAAGACCAAAACCCCAAGTGCGTATTAAAGCGACAGAGCAAGATGCATGGCCATTATTGGCGCATTTGCACTTCAATTATCAAGCCATTTTTGGTGCTGATGAGCCTGTTGCTGCGCTTAAAGCCATGCTGAATTTATACAACCACAATGAGAGTTCTCAAAACTCTGCGTATGTTGAAGCCATTGTAAAGCTTGCACAAGAGCAAGTCGTTGCCCCAATCCGTATTTCAGGCAAAAGCTGTTTTGCCAGTGGGACGCGTATTTATATCACCCTAAACGGTAAAGCACTTGGTGGCGGCGTTGAGCTGCTATCACAGCTGCTTGATCAGTTCTTTGCGTACTTTGCTGGCTTCAACAGCTTCACACAAGTGGTGATTTTGCTTGACGGTAGAGAAGGGGAGCACCGTGTATTTCCAAGGAGGTCAGGATGCAAAAATCTGCTCTGA
- the tssB gene encoding type VI secretion system contractile sheath small subunit: MALNSQHKRVSKNRVSITYDVETNGATETKELPFVVGVIGDFSGHKPESEKVDLEEREFTGVDKDNFDTVMGQINPSLSYKVDNKLANDDSQFEVNISLQSMKDFHPENLVEQIDPLKQLVETRNQLKVLLSKADRSRDLERLLKEVLQSTDAIQHLAEELGVKGGEEE; this comes from the coding sequence ATGGCTCTCAACTCGCAACATAAGCGTGTAAGCAAAAACCGCGTAAGCATTACTTACGATGTAGAAACTAATGGCGCAACAGAAACAAAAGAACTGCCTTTTGTTGTTGGTGTTATTGGTGATTTTTCTGGTCACAAGCCAGAAAGTGAAAAAGTAGACCTAGAAGAACGTGAGTTTACTGGTGTTGATAAAGACAACTTCGACACAGTGATGGGCCAAATTAACCCAAGTCTGTCTTACAAAGTAGATAACAAATTGGCGAACGATGATAGCCAATTTGAAGTAAATATTTCACTGCAATCAATGAAAGATTTCCACCCAGAAAACCTGGTTGAGCAAATTGATCCTCTTAAGCAGTTAGTTGAAACACGTAATCAACTAAAAGTACTGCTAAGCAAAGCTGATCGTTCTCGCGATTTAGAGCGCTTGCTAAAAGAAGTACTGCAAAGCACAGATGCGATTCAACACCTAGCAGAAGAACTAGGTGTTAAAGGTGGGGAGGAAGAATAA
- the tssE gene encoding type VI secretion system baseplate subunit TssE has translation MSLLAKMKGEWHNDVDSVRDAIIENLSSLLSSRAPIWGAESLLIQSRDSIATFGMATAMRAQNRANSTVVLHEIKHLIQVFEPRLKHVDIELDEASIDTNKLKFRIEGSVTTDFGEDVVVFDSSLDFTTSSLDVRKTNLV, from the coding sequence ATGAGCCTATTAGCCAAAATGAAAGGAGAGTGGCATAACGATGTCGACAGTGTGCGTGATGCCATTATTGAAAACCTGTCATCGTTACTCTCGTCACGGGCACCCATTTGGGGGGCAGAATCATTACTAATACAGAGTCGTGATTCTATTGCGACCTTTGGGATGGCCACCGCGATGCGCGCACAAAATCGAGCAAACAGTACTGTTGTGCTGCATGAAATTAAGCACTTAATTCAAGTGTTCGAGCCTCGTTTAAAACATGTTGATATCGAGCTAGATGAAGCCTCTATCGATACCAATAAGCTTAAGTTCCGAATTGAAGGCTCAGTCACCACAGATTTTGGTGAAGATGTTGTTGTTTTTGACTCGAGTTTAGATTTTACCACCAGCAGTTTAGATGTAAGGAAGACCAACCTTGTCTGA
- a CDS encoding type VI secretion system contractile sheath domain-containing protein has protein sequence MTTSTPTSSASILQDVGLWRMLLDNAKQQNISGFKALLSKVICQLDGLLSDQLSAVIQDPAFKQLEASWTNVQNLTFLPVSTRRVKIKLIDVSWPELSADLNQSFDLSHSALYKKVYSKELDTAGGQPFGLLVADRLVQFDLDEEATFDDLYTLQLLADLGERSLCPIALGLDQYFFGDEPARLVHDQARIKRILTSLDFQSWQLLRQRGSSRFLNIVLPEYRLRSPYQAYKAGFVFTELANDSSVLWGNAAYLLAANVIREFDRISWFGFLRAYEESGSYGAIINAPASVSGNAPATGQSSSKDPMLNRDRLSIDARINIYSEHDSFWSEQGLVPISSVYLSDQNGFFSNQSVWQPTDEASRVNGMLQTNLMACRFAHYIKAQIRDRIGSFDSAATCERDLEQWLQNYISGVDYGDESIMARYPLKQASVTFTQDSFDSTKYRCQIHLQPQYQYEMLDTHIVLLTDVSARKLGEVAE, from the coding sequence ATGACAACATCAACTCCAACATCATCCGCCAGCATCTTACAAGATGTAGGGCTTTGGCGAATGCTGTTAGACAATGCCAAACAGCAAAATATTTCAGGGTTTAAAGCACTACTGAGCAAAGTAATTTGTCAGCTAGATGGACTATTAAGTGATCAGCTTTCGGCCGTTATTCAAGATCCTGCATTCAAACAACTTGAAGCAAGCTGGACCAATGTACAAAACCTGACGTTTCTACCTGTTTCTACTCGTCGAGTTAAAATCAAACTCATTGATGTGAGTTGGCCTGAGTTATCGGCTGATCTAAATCAGTCCTTTGATCTTTCGCATAGTGCGCTTTATAAAAAAGTCTATTCAAAAGAACTTGATACCGCTGGTGGGCAGCCATTTGGGCTACTGGTTGCGGATCGTCTTGTTCAGTTCGATTTGGACGAAGAAGCAACATTTGATGATTTATATACATTGCAATTACTGGCGGATCTGGGCGAACGCTCGCTATGCCCAATAGCGCTTGGTTTGGATCAATACTTCTTCGGTGATGAACCCGCACGCTTGGTCCACGATCAAGCGAGAATAAAACGTATTTTGACCAGCTTAGATTTCCAGAGTTGGCAATTATTACGCCAGCGTGGCTCAAGTCGTTTTCTAAATATTGTATTACCTGAATACCGTTTACGTTCACCTTATCAAGCTTACAAAGCGGGTTTCGTCTTTACCGAATTAGCTAACGATAGTTCAGTTCTGTGGGGTAATGCCGCCTATTTGTTAGCTGCAAATGTTATCCGAGAGTTTGATCGCATTAGCTGGTTTGGTTTTTTACGTGCGTATGAAGAATCAGGCAGTTATGGCGCAATTATTAATGCGCCAGCTTCTGTATCAGGGAATGCTCCAGCCACTGGCCAGTCGTCATCAAAGGACCCAATGTTGAATCGTGATCGGCTATCGATAGATGCGCGGATCAATATTTACAGCGAGCACGATAGTTTCTGGTCGGAGCAAGGTCTTGTGCCGATCTCTAGTGTTTATTTAAGCGATCAAAATGGCTTCTTTAGCAATCAATCTGTGTGGCAGCCAACAGATGAAGCCAGTCGTGTAAATGGCATGCTGCAAACCAACCTGATGGCCTGTCGTTTTGCGCATTACATCAAAGCTCAAATCCGCGATCGTATTGGTAGTTTTGACAGTGCTGCAACTTGTGAGCGCGATTTAGAGCAGTGGCTTCAGAATTATATTAGCGGTGTTGACTATGGCGATGAGTCCATTATGGCTCGATACCCATTAAAGCAAGCCAGCGTGACATTCACGCAAGACAGTTTTGATTCCACTAAGTACCGTTGTCAGATCCACCTCCAGCCTCAGTATCAGTATGAAATGTTAGATACTCATATTGTCCTGCTTACCGATGTGTCAGCACGTAAGCTCGGTGAGGTCGCAGAATGA
- a CDS encoding type VI secretion system Vgr family protein gives MTSVEYNDKQRPVLAKLDDKGSYIVTKIKVFEQISGPSTYNATLLSSDLISDKSLGKVLDICYSPGTEGIRKEAKRFYSIIASIENVKFDLNKQLYTYKIEGIDPLSILAYRTSSQVFQDMTTKQIIEKVLSDSGLKTHFKLSMRSAGIKHRYCSQFNETDSAFLQRMMASEGWHHHVDHSNKKPSVVIADSNQDFKTVEGTSIAYIAKAKDKRNAISQWCFKNVLGTSKLSLADFNHELAEIIDSGDRLSSSKSKMNALACHFFGQGNADKSTIRDSAKKQMEHLDSQKMLISAACSNTVINCGQRFKLTDHTESDFNQEYVITQAIHVIEANEGGHNTEYSNEFQCVPANITWRPTFLAKPSIYSIQSAVVTGPSNEETNQDNLGRIKVHFHWDKHGQTNEKSSCWVPVAQATASNGFGMQFIPRVGDEVLVSFIDGDPDRPVVSGSIYTKKNKPPYSTPTQSGIKTRTTPNGNNSTANELRFEDKKDKEEVFLQAEKDLTINVKKDKKQTIAGLMTLDVTKTVSMKSKEAMSLESEDAFSSKAAKDISLESDASVTTKAGKNAEVSASSKVSIDGQTIELKGKTKIKLSVGANAIEISASGIKISGTQVTIDAKGNANIQGTMVKVEGKAKADLKGALVGINGSAMTQVKAGGMVQIQGAIAKVN, from the coding sequence ATGACATCTGTAGAATATAATGACAAACAACGCCCTGTACTTGCCAAGCTCGATGACAAAGGCTCTTATATAGTTACAAAAATTAAAGTCTTTGAGCAAATTTCAGGGCCATCAACATATAATGCAACTCTACTTTCTTCCGACCTTATCTCTGATAAGTCATTGGGTAAAGTTCTCGATATTTGTTATTCACCAGGCACGGAAGGTATTCGTAAAGAAGCCAAGCGTTTCTATTCGATTATAGCTTCTATTGAAAATGTTAAATTTGACCTTAATAAGCAGCTATATACTTACAAAATAGAAGGGATTGATCCTTTGTCTATTCTTGCATATCGGACGTCTAGTCAGGTCTTCCAAGATATGACAACCAAGCAAATCATTGAAAAAGTATTATCTGATTCAGGTTTAAAGACGCATTTTAAACTTTCAATGCGAAGTGCAGGAATCAAACACCGCTATTGTAGTCAATTTAATGAAACTGACAGCGCATTCTTACAGCGTATGATGGCGAGCGAAGGCTGGCATCATCATGTTGACCATAGTAATAAAAAGCCAAGTGTTGTTATTGCTGATAGCAATCAGGATTTCAAAACAGTGGAAGGCACCAGCATTGCTTATATCGCAAAAGCTAAAGATAAACGTAATGCGATTAGCCAGTGGTGTTTCAAAAACGTACTAGGAACGAGCAAGCTCTCTCTCGCTGATTTCAATCATGAGTTGGCAGAAATTATTGATAGTGGTGATCGCTTATCAAGCAGTAAATCAAAAATGAATGCACTCGCCTGCCATTTCTTTGGCCAAGGTAATGCCGATAAATCAACGATACGCGACAGTGCTAAAAAACAAATGGAGCACCTAGATAGCCAAAAAATGCTGATTAGCGCTGCTTGTTCCAATACCGTTATCAATTGTGGTCAACGCTTCAAACTTACTGATCATACAGAGTCGGATTTCAATCAAGAGTATGTTATCACCCAAGCCATACACGTTATTGAAGCCAATGAAGGTGGGCACAACACTGAATATAGCAATGAATTTCAGTGTGTCCCTGCAAATATCACTTGGCGACCAACGTTTCTAGCTAAACCGTCGATCTACAGTATTCAAAGCGCAGTGGTAACGGGGCCAAGTAACGAAGAGACAAATCAAGACAACCTCGGACGTATCAAGGTGCACTTTCATTGGGATAAACATGGTCAAACCAATGAAAAAAGTTCTTGTTGGGTTCCTGTCGCCCAAGCTACGGCAAGCAATGGTTTTGGTATGCAATTTATTCCACGCGTTGGCGATGAAGTCTTAGTCAGTTTTATTGATGGAGATCCTGATAGACCAGTTGTCAGCGGATCTATTTATACCAAGAAAAACAAACCACCTTATAGCACCCCAACACAATCAGGCATAAAAACGCGCACGACCCCAAATGGTAATAACAGCACAGCAAACGAACTGAGATTTGAAGATAAAAAAGACAAAGAAGAAGTCTTCCTTCAGGCTGAAAAAGACCTAACGATTAATGTCAAAAAAGACAAAAAACAAACTATTGCTGGCTTGATGACGCTCGATGTCACTAAAACCGTGAGCATGAAAAGTAAAGAAGCCATGTCACTCGAAAGTGAGGACGCCTTTTCAAGCAAAGCAGCGAAAGACATCAGTTTAGAGTCGGATGCCAGCGTTACAACCAAAGCGGGCAAAAATGCTGAAGTTAGTGCTAGCTCAAAAGTGTCGATAGACGGCCAAACGATCGAGCTTAAAGGTAAAACTAAAATTAAACTCAGTGTTGGTGCTAACGCTATTGAAATCAGTGCAAGTGGTATCAAAATATCTGGCACACAAGTGACTATTGATGCCAAAGGTAATGCAAATATTCAAGGCACCATGGTAAAAGTAGAAGGTAAAGCCAAAGCGGATCTGAAAGGTGCACTCGTAGGGATTAACGGCAGTGCAATGACCCAAGTAAAAGCCGGTGGCATGGTTCAAATTCAAGGCGCAATCGCGAAGGTAAACTGA